The nucleotide sequence ggacatGTGGTCAGACGGGACGGACGATACTTAGGATAATTGCCGCGAGATGGCTTATAACAGACGAAGACGGACGAACAACGAAGGACAGACAGACTTGAGTTGGACGCCAAAGAGAGCGgacgaaataaagaaaaacgtaAAAAGCTGTTCTGAGTGTTTTAATTCGAATTGAAATGGAGTCTACAACTTCAGGTGTGGGGTTGAGCTTGGCTCCCAGCCTGGAAAAAATGAGTGAAGTGAGTGAAATCCTGAGTGAAATGGGGGAAGAAGTTCCGCCCACAGCATCGATGATGCAgattcgaaaaattttcaagagaGTTGTCGTGGGTTTGCCGATGGCGGGAAAATGCAGAAAAGACGCCAAGGGCTTTTCTGCTGGAGACTCCCCTGAAAACTTACCAAATATCAATCAAAAAGCCGACACAGATTCAGGTGTTGAGAGTGCGTCCAATTATGAGGAAACAATGCAAGCGAAGCCCCAAAATTCGGTGGAAAATTATGCTGAATCGAGCGTCAGTGTTAATCACCTCGAAAATGGCGTCCCTTTCCCTGACAACGTTAATGTCATTGCAATTTTGGGTGGATTATTGCGCGCCTTGAGTGTCTCAAAGAGTGAAAATCAGCTAAAATGCTCATTCAAAGACATTGAGAATGCAGTGGAGCATTTTTCTGGAGATGATGGATACAAGATCCAGCAGTGGATTGAGGATTTTGAATTAGTGTGTGACGACTTCGAAGTGCCACCAAAATCCCGTTTGGTTTTTGCCCGGCGTCTTATTGATTCTGGCCCAGCAAAAATCCTCACTCGTACTCAACGCTTCAGAGAGTGGAGAGATTTGAAAACAGCCCTCATCAAAGAATTTGGACAGCATGAGACTGTGAGAGAGGTGTTGAAAAAACTCAAGCAGAGGATAAAGAAGCAAGATGAAACCTGTCAAGAGTACGTTTTGGCCATTCAAGCCATGGTTTCCGGATACCCTATTCCGGAAGAGGATATCATTTGCGCTATCATCGAGGGACTTCAGGATCAATCATCAAATATCTCGATGATTGCAGGCTGCAGGACTTTGGACGAATTGAAGTTGGCAATGCGTCGCTACGAGAGAAACATTTTGAAGGATCCTTCTTCGAGTGGGGACACATCCAAAGCCTCTTTGGTTTCCGATGTTGCTGCTAAGAGTGGAAATAAACCCCGTTGTTATAATTGCTCTGAGCCTGACCACATTTCCTGGAGATGTCCAAAGCCTAGACGTGAACGTGATCCGGATTGCCCACTGTACAGGAAGCCGAAGACTACAGCAGCAGTTGACGATGGGGAAAATGGGAATTTTCAAGAGGGTGACGAGACTAAGCCACTTCTTTCTCATCAGCCGGTAAGTGTGACGTTCAATCCTGGTTCTGGTTTGGGGATCACTATCAGTCTCTCTTCTCTGTTGGATACGGGCAGTCCAATTAGTTTAATTCAAAGGTCAAAAGTGCCAGAGATGCTTCTGCCTCAACGTGAGTGCACAATTTTACCTTATCGGGGACTAAGTGGGGTTAAaattgaaagctttggaaaaattatttgctcAGTGCAACTGCTAAAAGTTTGCAAATCCATTGAATTAATTATTGTCCCTGACAAAGTGtccccatttgagattttgttgGGCAGAGATGCTTTGAAGCTACTGGGGATTCAATTGACATTTATGAATAGGGAGTTTGTACCCAAGAAGcctgaaaatttctcaaaagaaaagaatttgacAATGTGTACTTTGTCCAATTATAAACCGGCAGATGGAGTTGGCTTTGAAACTGCAAAGAATTTGCTTGGTGAATTGAAGAGTGAAGTTAAAATTTCAGATCTGAGTAAAGTTGaggatcaaaatattttaaatgaggGGAAGAGGGAAAACAATTTCAGTGGGAGGCAAGAGAAAGATCAGTTATTCGAGAGCGAGAGAGAGAATAAACTGAGTGAAATAAAGGAAGTAGTTTCTCTTGAAGAGGTTCAGGAATTTGAGCATAATGAAGGGAGTGAAACTGAAGAAATTAGTGACGTAGAAGATGTATTTGGGGATGATGAAACCTTGCTGGCatttattattgaatattctgaAGCAAATAGTTTCACAAAGCAAGACGATTTTATTGGAGCTTTGGTTGATGTGAGCATTTGTCCAGATTTGTCTGAAGAATGCCAAGATAAATTGAGAGTACTTGTCCAAGAGCATTATCATGACAAATTTTGTGAAGAGAGAAAATCtgataattttgaaatgaaaattcgattgacaAGTGATGTCCCTTTTTATTTTCGCCCACGTAGACTGGCCTATTCTGATAGGGAAAAAGTTCGCGAAATTGTCAACGATCTGTGTGAGCAAGGAATAGTTAGGCCAAGTGATTCTCCTTATGCTTCACCAATCGTTCTTGTAGACAAGAAGAGTGGAGATACACGAATGTGTGTCGATTATCGTTCGCTGAATAACCTCACGGTTAGGGATAACTATCCACTTCCGCTAATTGAAGATTGCCTAGAGCATTTGAGAGGCAAGAGTGTTTTCAGTCTGATTGATTTGAAGAGCGGTTTCCATCACGTGAAGATGGCTGAAGATTCCATACAGTATACTGCATTCGTAACACCAGAGGGCCAATATGAGTACTTGCGAATGCCATTTGGGCTCAAGAATGCCCCCAGTGTATTTCAGAGATTTATTACAAGAGTTTTGCGGAAGTTCATTGAAGGAGGGCAAATAGTGGTGTATATGGATGACATTCTATTAGCGAGCGCTAATTTCGATGAGCATTTGAAAACGCTAGAGCAAGTACTCTCCTGTTTGGCAGAGAATGGGTTGATTATTCAAATGGGAAAGTGCAAATTGGGGTATTCCTCGATCGAATATTTGGGATACCAGGCATCTTCAGAGGGAATTCGTCCTAGCGAGGACCATCTGAGAGCTATCCAAAACTATCCAACGCCACAGAATGTGAAGGAAGTCCATTCTTTCGTGGGACTTTGTGCTTATTTCCGGAGATTTGTTCCAGGATTTTCAAGTATTGCTCGTCCCTTGCTGTCTCTACTTAAAAAAGATGCGCgatttgattttgatgattcttGTGTAGAGGCTTATGAGGGGTTAAAGAGGCGTTTGATTTCTTCGCCAGTTTTGGCCATTTACGATCCAAAGAGAGAGACAGAACTACATACTGATGCGAGTTCGTTGGGATTTGGAGCTGTGTTGCTTCAGCGACAAAATGATCAGAAATTACATCCAGTAGCGTACTTCTCAAAAAGTACGTCTAAAGCAGAATCAAAGTACCATTCGTATGAGTTGGAAACTTTGGCAATAATTTATGCCTTGAGTCGTTTTCGAGTTTATTTAAAAGGGATACCTTTTGTGATTGTTACAGATTGTAGCTCACTTGCGATGACATTGAATCACCGATCAGATAGCCCACGTATTCAACGATGGGCGCTTGAATTGGAAAACTTTGATTATAAAATAGTCCACCGAAGTGGGACAAGGATGCATCATGTTGATGCTTTGAGTAGATGTTATCCAATAGCGGCCGTTGACTGTGATGATATAGATTTTCAACTGAGTGCGACTCAGAGTAGGGATAAGATGATTAGAGATTTGAGGGTCAAGTTGGAGAAGGAAGATAATAAAATGTTTGCTTTGAAAGACGGTTTGGTTTATAGACGCGATCAAAGAGGGAAGTTATTCTTTTACGTACCGGGAGAAATGGAAGTGAATCTGATTCGACAAATTCATGAGAAAATCGGACATTTTGGCTCGCAAAAGACCTATGAGAAATTGCGCACTCACTATTGGTTTCCGgggatgaaagagaaaattgacAGTTATGTGAAAAATTGTGTGAAGTGCCTCTTTTACTCTACTCCCGCGCGAAGCAATATGCAGTCCTTGTATAATATTCCAAAACACCCAGTGCCTTTTCATACTCTGCATATCGATCATCTCGGGCCGTTGCCTTCGCTAGTATCAAAAAGGAAGCATATTTTGGTAGTGGTTGACGGATTTACGAAATTTACGCGAATTTATACTGTCTCGTCAACAAGCACGAAGGAAGTGTGCTGCGCGTTGAAAAAATTCTTTGACTATTATAGTCGACCAGTGCGAATCATATCAGACCAAGGGAGTTGTTTCCGCTCGAATGAATTTAAGTCTTTCCTTGCCGAACGGAATATTGCCCATGTAGAAGTGGCAACAGCGTCCCCACAAGCAAACGGGCAGGTAGAGCGTGTTAATCGGGTTATTACTCCGATGTTAGGGAAACTTAGCGAACCTCTTCAACATGCAGACTGGGTGCGCCAGTTGAGTAAAGTCGAATTTTCTATTAACAACTCTTTTCATCGTTCAATTGGAACCACCCCAAGCAAGGTTCTTTTTGGTGTGGAACAGAGGGGAGAAGAGGTAGATCATTTGACTGAGCATTTGGATGCTAAAGAGTTAAATAATGAGCTACGAGATTTGAGTGCTCTGAGAGAATCCGCGTCGAAGAAAATAGAACAAGTACAGAAGCAAAATCTGAGGCAGTTCGAGAAGATCCACAAGAATCCGTTGGTTTATAAAGAGGGCGATTTTGTTTTGCTACGAAATGTTGATACTACGGCAGGTACAAACAAGAAACTTATTCCTAAATTCAAGGGTCCCTACGTGGTGGACAAAGTTTTGCCTCATGACCGATATGTAGTAAGAGATGTTGAAAACTGTCAAGTTACACAAATTCCTTATAACGGAGTTATTGAATCAAAAAATTTGAGACTATGGAGATCCCCAGACTGTATACAGGGCAGGAGTTGGGCGGATCACGCCACTGATGAGAATGAAGTGTGAATTTTGATAGttatagtatttttatattAGATTAGATGTTCACTGGactttttgaagaaaagaaaaaaagagaaaaaatgttaGATGTTAAGTAGACGATAGGTGACATGACGAAACAAAATGACGTTGGGATCGGGTCGATCCCTACTTAGGTCGGCCGAGTTGTGGTCAGACGGGACGGACGATACTTAGGATAATTGCCGCGAGATGGCTTATAACAGACGAAGACGGACGAACAACGAAGGACAGACAGACTTGAGTTGGACGCCAAAGAGAGCGgacgaaataaagaaaaacgtaAAAAGCTGTTCTGAGTGTTTTAATTCGAATTGAAATGGAGTCTACAGacagttaattttcttttgcaccttttctgtttttcttgtttttttttaagttttcttgtTTCTTGATCTTCTTTTCCTCATTTACTTATTCGTTTTCTGTCTATTTCATCTTCCTCAATTTCTTTGTCTCACTTTGTCTTTGAGCAACTTCCGGAAGCCTTCTTAAAAATCTGTAGAAGAACGACTGATTTGATGGTCTTGCGTTCTTAAAACCCTGTTTGGAATTGCGTCACTGAAATGATTTTCTCTACTGTAGCTAGTACCATCTTTATTTCGCATTCGAAGACTTTCCGGAGACTTTATTGTGTAGTGTTGTACAGGAGTGTGATATACCTGAGAATCATTCGTCAATTTCATTCCATTTTCAATGATCTTTAAGGCCTTTGTTACCCTTTAGCAGGAATATAGCTGctgttttttgttgttttctttgCGCTTTTAGAAGGtgtcatttttcttgaaaacaaaagttaggttatgttgaaaaatataaaaacatttagtttaaaatctacaattttcagaaaatctttaaatatgATTATACACAACACTTTTCCACTTGATATTAAACATTTACATTAAACTTTCCTTGATATTGTTTGCCAGAAATCTTTTTCAACTCCATGCAAAAAACTTCTCACGATTGACATGCTCCAATAAAATTTCGTGAgggcgccacttgtaaaatatcGCGTTCAATCCCGACCAACACAGTGTTAACGACTAGCTGCTGTGTAATCTCCCTAAATAAATTAACGCTTGGACATCTCTTAATTTACTATTCCTAGAACAAAATATCTACAAGATCaaataataaaaggaaaatcatTAACTAATGAAAGATTATCAAAAGcataacattaaatattttcaataaaatatatgaaattttggCATTAAAATTTGCAAGTACGTTAGcaaaaatttcacgaattttcaatcaattatcgcatcagaaaaatatttttcttaaaacaatTAGAATTGTGGTTAAATATTAAAGGAAATTAGTTTTCAAGTTGTATTTAAAGATAAGCCatcaaaaaatgttaattttctaacatttatttcatgtaaaaatttacgagctgtccataagtgtgtaacatatccataagtgtagactccaccctactgaACTGGAAATATTTGATGAGCTAGGAAattgaaatgtatttttcaCCATAAAATACCATTTTTTACAGTGTACTGCTAGAAAAATTATAACTCGTTCTGGTATTTACTTCAGTGTGGTCGCTAAATGTCACTCTCACACTTCAGTAAACAAAAAAGCGCGGGAAATATTCTCTGGAATTGtgattttggatatttttcgATGCAATTGAAGCGACTTTTGCAAAGAATTACCCTTCTGTATCCTTGCCGAGAGGATCTGGTGGGGAGTCTCTACCAGTTTTTGGGTTATAGTAGTGAAATTCTCCCGGAGGCTATTTATATCAGCGGTCCACCGTGTTCAGGAAAAACAGTAATCCTCACGACAATTTTGCGCTACCTCAGTGGCATCCACTATGCTGTCGTGGACTGCCTGGAGTGCTATACATCCAAGCTCCTCTTTGAGGACATTATCGATAGTCTAAATTGCCATGAGCTCAATTACACCAACGGATTTGCACCTCTCGTGAAGTGCGACAACCTCAGAAGTTTCCTTCTGGAACTGAGACGAGGATTCAAGGAAGAACCTGTAGTAATTGCCCTCAAGAATGCCGAGAAACTCCGTGATATGGATGCTAATATTCTCCCAGCATTTCTGCGCCTCAGAGAACTGAGTGGCATCAATGTCTGCTGCATTCTAATTGGTCAGATACCCTTTGAGAAGTTCTTCCCGAAAACCGGATTACCCAGTATCATCCGAATTAAAGTGCCACAGTACACAAAGGAGCAAATTGAGATGATTTTACTGAAGGAATTTACAAAAATGCAGAATTCTCTCAAGGAAAAAATTCGCTGCAACTCTCAGAACTCCAAGGAAGAGTATCTCAAGAGATTAGAGATTATCTCATCTTTCGACCTGAATTTCTACAGGAACTACCTCAATACTTTCTTACACATGTTCTACCGTGTCTGTCGGAATCTCATTCAGCTGCGAATGGTGGCTGAGGaatgttttgagaagtattgcGAACCGATCTTCAGTGATCCTTCCACAAGCACCAACGCCAATATGCTCTGGAGAAATATCTCCGGGACACTCAAGGATGCCCTGGAGACACTCTACACGAGACTCAATGCTTCTTCCATTGAAAGTACTCAGCTAAGTTTACAGGTAAGTGAAGTAACTTCATACCTTTCCCATTTCTTGTTCAATGTTCCGGAAATTACTGGAATTTTCACAAATTGGCAGAGAAAgcagaaaaagcaacaaatttTAGCAAAGTTAATTtgatttataaatattatttattgagggaaat is from Phlebotomus papatasi isolate M1 chromosome 1, Ppap_2.1, whole genome shotgun sequence and encodes:
- the LOC129799999 gene encoding origin recognition complex subunit 5, yielding MSLSHFSKQKSAGNILWNCDFGYFSMQLKRLLQRITLLYPCREDLVGSLYQFLGYSSEILPEAIYISGPPCSGKTVILTTILRYLSGIHYAVVDCLECYTSKLLFEDIIDSLNCHELNYTNGFAPLVKCDNLRSFLLELRRGFKEEPVVIALKNAEKLRDMDANILPAFLRLRELSGINVCCILIGQIPFEKFFPKTGLPSIIRIKVPQYTKEQIEMILLKEFTKMQNSLKEKIRCNSQNSKEEYLKRLEIISSFDLNFYRNYLNTFLHMFYRVCRNLIQLRMVAEECFEKYCEPIFSDPSTSTNANMLWRNISGTLKDALETLYTRLNASSIESTQLSLQKREMKDFIQIVELPFYAKYLLIAGYLASHNPAKEDKRLFVKDHGKQRKRLKTVNAKAKVSEKTMLLQGPATFSVDRLLAIFHAIIDQKVCLTCDLLAQISTLVELGFFTRTSTDRNILEGSARFVCGLQVSVIMRIGEMVGFNVSRYLCDLL